The Gracilinanus agilis isolate LMUSP501 unplaced genomic scaffold, AgileGrace unplaced_scaffold10928, whole genome shotgun sequence genome contains the following window.
AGAATGGTAGGAACTGCCTAGGCTCCTCAATTCTCAGGAGTGAGTGGGATCCTTTTCTGGTGGCCAATCTATAGAGAAGTGGTTTGATCCAAAAGGAGTGGGCACTCTAGGACTAGATGCTGCCTTCTTTTGTTGTGAGGGCTTACCCTAGGGCCTTTCCCaggccaaaaagaagaaaaaaaggaaagaaaaaaaaaagaaagggaaaaatggtGGCAGCCTTCCAGAGCCAGGGACCAGGAAAGAACCGGGCTTTCTGCTGGGATTTCTAAATGGGAAGTCTCTCAGGAGGCTGTCTGTGGTTTTCCCAAAGTTTTACACTGAACTTGGAAAACAATCCATGActtcttatttctctctataaACATGGCATAATCAACTGGACTCCTCTCTTTGGGGGCCCGGCTGATTTGAGCAATCCATCTCCAGATCTGACCGGAGGAAAGAAGGAACCAAGTCTTAAGTGAATGAACTTGTGTTGAAACTCTACAGCCCAACTCAAGGTCAGGTGGCTTCCCAGAACCCGAAGCATTGGAAGACAGCTCTGGAAACCTCCTGGGTGATTCATTCCCAAGGCTTGACCCCATTCTTGACAAGACTGCATCTCCTCTGGGTTGTGTAGGAAACCACGTGGGCTACTTCTGTAAATGGTGCAGTGTTTCCAAAGTAGGGGGATCCTGGCTCCAAAGAGGATGTCCTCAGAGGATCATGGAGACCTGAGCTGGGGAGCAGAATAGCTGTTCGGAAGCAAGGATAGGGGGCTCTGATGGCCAAACTTCCTTGCCAGTAGAGGAaaatttctctctcccctcccacttaCTTGCTTCTCTTTGTGGTCAATATTATTTATCGGATGGAAAGACCTCAGGATTTGGAACCAAAAGACCTTGGTTTGAACCCAAACTTCTCATTATTAACAATGAACAAATCCCTTCttttttctatgcctcagtttttgTAATTTGTCAAATGAGGGAGTCGGGTTAGATCACCTTTTTAGTCCAATGCAATTCAAAATCCTACTTctcttcatttgcctcagtttccttaacaacAAAACAGATAATAAGTTGTtctaaggatcaagtgagataatatttattttataaactcttatcttctttcttagaatcaatcctgtgtagtGGTTTCAAAGCATCAACCTATCAAAACCATGAGGTATCCTTGAGTGACAATAGCAACAGGAACGTTGATGGAACTTCTAAAATTTGTGGAAACGAATGGACTTGAAAATTTACCAAAACGAAATAAAACAGCCCCTCACCACTTATGAGACAAGTGGTTTAAAATCTGATTCCACTTCATCCTCATGATGATCCAGGGGAAATCACAGCATACCAGCTCTAGAGCATCCTATATGATCTCATCCCATAGGACAAAGTCTGCCTCGCCAATGTGGGAGATTACAGAGAGAAGAATGGCAAATGACATtgaggattttcattttttttaaacccttatcttagaatccatacaatgtaatggttccaaggcagaagagtggtaagggctaggcaatgagggttaagtgacttgcccagggtcacacagctaacaaggaTTTTCCTAATGCCTTCCATGGGCCTCCTCAGACATTGGCTTCAGATGAACCATGTCCCTTTCCTCCTACATAACAATTTCCCCTAATGACAACTTGGCCCTTATGCCTATATATCCGACTCCTGGGAACCAATGGCTTTTTATTAGGGCCCATGTGTAGATCGGTACAGGGGAACTCCAAATGCCAACATCCttcccaaaacaaaaaaagtgagTCAGTGTTACACAGTTATGATTTCCCTGAAGATGGTGGGCAAGCAAGGGAAGAGCCACATCATATCATGAGGAGAATAAGAGAATGTTTTCTTACCTAAGACATTCATCCCATCCTTGAACTCTAAGCCTTTCTTAATAATCAGCTGGGTTTCTTCTGGGGCCTCTGTCTTGGTGTCGTTCAGCAGGGAGATGATGGAGCTGGTGGCATTGCCTTCTTCACTGGGCTTGGGGCTGGCTATCACTTTCTTGGTCACAGTTTGGATCTAAGGGAgtggaaaaaatacatttataaaaccATCTAAGTTTCATTCATTTCATAAAGAAGCCCAATtaactcccttccctttcccactcaCCCTAGCCTGGGAAAAGGATTGTGTTATAGTGTCTTCACATTGGTGATGCCATAGGCAGGACATAGGTCCTGCGTTTGCTGTCTCACTTAGGGGTCAATGAAATGAGGCAGCAAATGTCTTAGTGTCCCTCCAGACATACCACTGTGCCAAGAAGATGCACTCTGCTAGAATAATGCTGCTGCAAGGACCCCTTTCCCTCTACCTTTCCAAGCCATCGCCAGCCCTAGTCAGGTCTAATTCAAATTCCAAGGAGTACGATGATAGCAGAGCATGGCCTGGAAATGCTCTTTTCCTGTGGGGACAATCAAGGACttgaaacctttttttaaagtacagGGAGGAGCAGGAGTGAACTCTGGGGCCCCGAGCTCAGCTGGTCAGAAGAGGACACTGATGATGCTAAGGCTGAGGGGTCGGCTCCCCAAGGGATGTCACGACTTGTAACAGAGGCATCGTCTTTCTCGCTCACACTGTTTTGCAAACACAGACCTCTGGTCAAAAGGGAGAAGGGGTTCAAGACAGTGTTTGTGACAAAACAAAGACACCCTCTTCCCTCTGCTTCCCACACCtctttactggaaaaaaaaagtcagattctATGCCTGACCAAGAGTGGGTGATGAGTGTTTCCTTCATGGCGGTAGGAAGCCACAGAATTAGGATGTGAGTTcatgtggggaggaggaggacccGGACGTGTCCTTGTCTACCCCTTCTCCCACCTCCACAACCATCCGTCCCATCCAGCTTCCAGGAGCCCCCATCCCAGATCCCATGCTAGCAGAATGGAGGTAATTTGGGAAAGATCTAAGAATGGCCTTGGCCATTACAGTTGGTAGAGTAAACCAAGCCATATGGCAGCCCACTAATTGCTTGATTCTGAGTGTTCTTGCTCAGAAAGATAAAACTGCCTATGTCGAGGGGGGCCTGCTGGAATCCCTCTGACACACTCCGTGATGCAGGTATCAACAAAGGTATAGGCACttggggcagccgggtggctcagtggatagagagccaggcctggagatgagagattctgggttcaaatttggcatcagatacTGCCTACTTGTGTTTCCTTGGGCAagtacttaaccccaattgcccagcctttactgctcttctatcttggaactggtgcttaggattgattctaagagagaaggtaagggtttagaaatatTCTGAGCACTCAAATATCTGTAGTCTCCCATGACAGGACTCCTATGGGTTATTGAATAATAGTATCTGACAATTTGGTAGCACTTAGAATCAAAAACTTAGAGGTGGGGGGGcctcagagggcatctagtccaatcccctcattttacagatgaggaaattgaggccagggAGATGAAGGACACAAAGGAATCTTAAAAGTTTGAGGAgtgttatatattacatatatacacatatattaggtcatttgaacctcatggcaaccctatgaagtaggtatGTCAggaatatccccattttacagataaggatgaGAAAAGTAAATTGATCCTCCAGGATCAGAAAAGTAAATTGACTTGCTTCCAGTCCCATAGTCAGTAAGTGtcaagaggcaagatttgaactcaagtcttcctccaagtccagcattctgtaTACTTTGACATTTTGCCTCTCACTAAAAGGACACTGAAAGAAAGGATTATAAAATGTGCCCTCACTGGCACAGAGCATGGGATAATCGTGTCCTTTAAAAGAGGCAGGACAAGAAAGTACACATAAGATTGAGAACTTCATAAGGCAGTCAGATGGGCCAAGAAAAgttagggagaggagagagaaagggaatgaagggagggagggagaaaaagagagacagaaagggaaagagatttggagagggaggaagagagaaatggggagagagagagagagcaaggggagggagggagagagagaaatgatagacagaaagaaacaaggttagagagacagagaacaaagagatcaaggaagaaagagttagagacggaggagagagggaaggagagatggagagaaagagagagaaagaaagagagagagatatgatagaaagaaacaaggatagagagacagagatcaaagtgaccaagcaagagagagagagagagagagagagagaaaacatggaccATCCATTATTTTCATTAACAGAATCTCAGGGACAATCTCTCTATACTTGCAAGAAGGCTAGAATTCCATGGGGAAAAAAGGAGCATTTGGGGTTACCTGTTGGAAACATGCTTGGACAAGGTTTTCAGGGAACAGGTTTCGAATAAGGTCAAGGAAGGCATCCAGGCTGGACACTTCATCATTCTTCTTGCCAGGCCCCAGCTGCTTCTTCAGTTTAGGGTTTCCTGGGTGGATGGCTAAGACCAAAATGACCCCTAGGACAGCTGCAATGATGGTGGTGGACATGTAGTAGACCATGGCTCGTGTGCCCAATCGGCCACTGGCTTTTGCATCCAAGCCAGAGAGACCTAGAGACAAAAGAGACCCGGCTGGTTAAACTCTGACCTGGCCCCTTCGGTCATCTGTCCTTGACTATACCATTAAGTTCCAAAGAATTGACATTCACTATTTCCTGATGAACCCAACCTGGGAGAGGTAATAAATGCTttggatcacacagataggatcAAAAAGAATGTTGACAGGCTAGAACAATGGCCTAAACCAAAGTAAAATTTAATACAAATGAGGATAAGGTCCAAAAAATGTACTCCAGAAATCAACTCCACAAGCTCAAGATGAGGATAATGGTTCCCAAAAGCTTACATGAAAAAGATCTGGGCTTCTAAGAGGACTGAAAGTTTAATATGCATCAATAGTGTTATCTAGCAGCTCCAAAAGGACTAGGAGGTCATATTCCAGTTAtacctttccttctctgttcagaacaaatagaaaatcagaagccagatttgaactcaagtccttctaactccaggcctagcactctgtgCACTGCACCATCTAGATCTTTGATTGTATGAACTGTAATTTGGAGTAGAAGACATTATCTTTATTTCCTAAAGGAAGCAATGATCACCCAGATTGGATAGATGATTTG
Protein-coding sequences here:
- the LOC123253945 gene encoding excitatory amino acid transporter 2-like, which produces VILGAVCGGLLRLASPIHPDVVMLIAFPGDILMRMLKMLILPLIISSLITGLSGLDAKASGRLGTRAMVYYMSTTIIAAVLGVILVLAIHPGNPKLKKQLGPGKKNDEVSSLDAFLDLIRNLFPENLVQACFQQIQTVTKKVIASPKPSEEGNATSSIISLLNDTKTEAPEETQLIIKKGLEFKDGMNVLGILGRMLAFGVPLYRSTHGP